The following are encoded in a window of Telmatobacter sp. DSM 110680 genomic DNA:
- a CDS encoding VWA domain-containing protein, producing MSTLRIRRNRPFLILLALVVASFCSPSLTAQSQTSNELSFQLKVQSNLVIVRVVVRNAKGEPVRGLKREDFKVLDQGKEQSITQFEEHASDEGSDESTSATPRRETASPTTAHRERFIALYFDDLNSSDADLMQARDAADHFFATGLQPNDRVAIFSAEKMLSDFTSDPHQFHAALMQLHASSMGPAREHPCPDLSDYQALEILHTNDPDSEAWRVAWAESKTCPVRSFASSPDPSASHPDSGSMVAIRMLAQKIVDQSQSLSRSSLEQFEQVVKLISKAPGERSVVLVSPGFLSQSEQYALDRIIDQALRAQVVINSLDPKGLSVLMRESDASKNTSILADPRAAQARYHLDASRAFVGADVLAEFAEGTGGTFFHSDNDLKAGFGALVGDPPHYILAFSPRNEKWDGKFHALKVSLATKQKGESVQARRGYFAVENTGTEQAANAKNPSVSPETQPSKRVEASTKGGSTDVAGAGLTDSTPVSPLTAAALASKSTEKPDDGAKLSANAKPVHIRKGMNRVTVDQLEQILTSSHGRSDAELAKQLAEMELIERLDSDRLAHLDLDLPGAQSRQALVAQADSSAFLKPPAAQAPLPPTPTVDEQIQWLKLAANYATKALSKLPNFFAAREVIQFADSPARQEYSVFYPYEPLHVINQSKATVLYREGKQTLDAEEKGGTESPSLGLVTTGEFGPILGTVLADSSRSSLTWSHWESRASGPVAVYRFAVPRDKSHYQVKFCCLAQRAGTGAGLFEQISAYHGEITVDPANGNILRIMLQADLKEAYPMTRADLMVEYGPVEIGGKAYICPLRSVAIAMAYSKSRPKKSEIPDPSFFVSSNDRELPVETMINDIAFDHYHVFRTDSRIIPADDQSPQ from the coding sequence GTGTCTACCCTCAGGATTCGTCGCAATCGGCCGTTTCTCATCCTGCTTGCATTGGTAGTGGCATCTTTCTGCTCTCCGTCCTTAACTGCGCAAAGCCAGACATCGAACGAACTGTCCTTCCAATTGAAGGTACAAAGCAACCTGGTCATCGTGCGCGTCGTCGTCCGCAATGCCAAGGGTGAGCCCGTTCGAGGTCTGAAGAGGGAAGACTTCAAGGTCTTGGATCAGGGCAAGGAACAATCGATCACGCAGTTTGAAGAACACGCTTCAGACGAAGGTTCGGATGAATCTACAAGTGCAACTCCTCGTCGCGAGACTGCGTCGCCAACCACCGCGCACCGTGAGAGGTTTATCGCACTCTACTTCGACGATCTGAATTCCTCCGATGCCGACCTGATGCAGGCTCGCGATGCTGCAGATCACTTTTTCGCAACCGGTCTTCAGCCGAATGACAGGGTCGCTATCTTCAGCGCGGAAAAGATGTTGTCCGACTTTACCTCCGACCCTCACCAGTTTCACGCAGCCCTAATGCAATTGCACGCGAGTTCCATGGGGCCCGCAAGGGAACATCCATGTCCGGATCTATCCGACTATCAGGCTCTCGAAATTCTGCACACCAATGATCCGGATAGCGAGGCTTGGAGAGTTGCGTGGGCAGAATCCAAAACATGCCCTGTAAGAAGTTTCGCTTCCTCACCGGACCCTAGCGCATCCCACCCAGATTCGGGCTCTATGGTTGCGATTCGCATGCTGGCGCAGAAAATTGTTGACCAGTCCCAATCATTGTCACGCTCGAGTCTAGAGCAATTCGAGCAGGTAGTGAAGTTAATCTCGAAAGCTCCCGGTGAGCGGTCAGTGGTTCTGGTTTCACCGGGCTTTCTATCGCAGAGCGAGCAGTACGCGTTGGACCGCATTATCGATCAAGCTCTTCGCGCGCAGGTCGTAATCAATTCGCTCGATCCGAAGGGTCTGTCGGTTCTGATGCGAGAGTCCGACGCCTCAAAAAACACGAGCATCCTCGCCGACCCGCGCGCCGCGCAGGCCAGATATCATCTCGACGCATCCCGCGCATTTGTCGGCGCAGACGTTCTGGCTGAGTTTGCGGAAGGTACAGGTGGAACGTTCTTCCACAGTGACAACGATCTCAAGGCCGGATTCGGCGCGCTGGTAGGAGATCCGCCGCACTACATCCTGGCATTTTCTCCTCGAAACGAGAAATGGGATGGCAAGTTCCATGCTCTAAAAGTTTCGTTGGCAACAAAACAGAAAGGAGAAAGCGTTCAGGCACGTCGCGGTTATTTCGCCGTTGAGAACACCGGCACCGAGCAGGCTGCAAATGCGAAGAACCCTTCAGTCTCGCCGGAGACACAGCCGAGTAAACGCGTAGAGGCATCGACAAAAGGGGGCTCCACCGACGTCGCAGGCGCCGGTCTCACGGATTCGACACCGGTGAGTCCGCTCACTGCCGCTGCCCTTGCCTCAAAGAGCACCGAGAAACCAGATGACGGTGCGAAACTTTCTGCGAATGCAAAACCTGTTCATATCCGCAAGGGCATGAATCGTGTCACAGTCGACCAGTTGGAGCAGATCCTCACATCCTCCCATGGCCGGTCGGATGCAGAACTCGCAAAACAACTCGCCGAGATGGAACTCATCGAACGCCTTGATTCCGACAGGCTCGCCCATTTGGACTTAGATTTACCCGGCGCGCAATCCAGGCAGGCTTTGGTCGCACAAGCCGATTCTTCCGCATTTCTCAAACCACCTGCGGCGCAGGCGCCTCTTCCTCCAACGCCCACTGTGGACGAGCAGATCCAATGGCTCAAACTAGCGGCGAATTATGCCACCAAGGCACTCAGCAAGCTGCCAAATTTCTTCGCAGCACGCGAGGTGATCCAGTTCGCGGATTCGCCGGCGCGGCAGGAGTATTCGGTCTTCTACCCCTATGAGCCTTTGCATGTCATCAATCAGTCGAAAGCTACGGTGCTTTACCGCGAAGGCAAACAAACGCTGGACGCGGAAGAGAAAGGTGGGACCGAATCACCCTCGCTCGGTTTGGTCACTACCGGAGAATTTGGCCCCATACTTGGGACTGTGCTGGCCGACTCATCCAGAAGCAGCCTGACCTGGAGCCATTGGGAGTCACGTGCGTCGGGGCCAGTCGCGGTGTATCGTTTTGCGGTGCCAAGGGACAAGTCTCACTATCAGGTCAAGTTCTGCTGTCTCGCCCAGCGAGCGGGAACCGGAGCGGGCCTCTTTGAACAGATTTCCGCATATCACGGCGAGATCACTGTTGACCCTGCCAATGGCAACATCCTGCGAATCATGCTCCAGGCGGATCTGAAAGAAGCCTATCCGATGACGAGGGCCGACCTGATGGTTGAATATGGTCCTGTCGAAATTGGTGGGAAGGCATACATCTGCCCTTTGCGCAGTGTGGCGATCGCAATGGCATACTCGAAATCGCGACCCAAGAAATCAGAGATACCGGATCCCAGCTTCTTTGTGTCCTCCAACGACCGTGAACTGCCCGTCGAAACAATGATCAACGACATCGCCTTCGACCATTACCACGTGTTCCGTACCGACTCCCGCATTATTCCCGCAGACGACCAATCGCCACAATAA
- a CDS encoding DUF3857 domain-containing protein — protein MTMCRLRLFCASSVTVFVFLLAAQAFAQFQAPTPDELKMTADPKYPDAGAVILNFENKTDNAVNYMSEYARIKILKESAKDLANVDLGYFKGVSSIAAIQGRTIHADGSIVPLNVKPEDLMVKKVGDEEIRHKVLSMPGVEVGSIIEYYFQVRLEEGWISRPTWEVQKRYPVRKERFFFQPRNGFLGNALLWYTNLPGGQKLQPDAAGRFELNLADVPPLSDEKWAPPLDSRKYKVEFYFSSAVSSQQFWQVESKNWLKEMNRFAEPTAALKEAAAGLITPGDSDLDRARKIYAAVQALDNTDFSRKKTEAERKREGLKPTKHAEDVWNQKSGNGEEIALLYFALLKAAHLAAYPMTVVNRDNGIFDPDYLSFSQFDDVVVILSADGKEYVLDPAEKMCPFQVVAWKHSGAGGIRETAGGVGPWATPLIPYTANAVVRRAELTISPDGSANGKLQFSMSGQEALRWRQASLRVDEDTLKKSFDDWLRTQLPSGVEAHLTHFAKLDDPGADLAAYATVTGTPGTATSKRLLLPASFFAHSEDQGFIAQPDRKLPVDMHFAAVYKDGVLMHLPAGFSIETAAPTTQIPWTGYAVFQIKSTPSGNDLTVTRTLARAFTLLQPDEYSPMRDFYQKVNAADQQQIVLTNSATAQKGN, from the coding sequence ATGACGATGTGCCGGTTGCGGCTATTTTGCGCCTCGAGTGTAACTGTCTTTGTATTCCTACTTGCCGCGCAAGCTTTTGCGCAATTTCAGGCACCGACGCCGGATGAGTTAAAGATGACGGCTGATCCGAAATATCCGGATGCGGGAGCTGTCATCCTGAACTTCGAAAACAAAACAGACAACGCAGTCAACTACATGAGTGAGTACGCGCGGATCAAGATCCTGAAGGAATCCGCAAAAGACCTGGCGAATGTTGACCTTGGATATTTCAAGGGAGTATCGAGCATCGCGGCGATCCAGGGCCGCACCATTCATGCCGACGGTTCAATCGTCCCGTTGAATGTGAAGCCTGAAGATTTGATGGTGAAGAAGGTTGGGGATGAAGAGATCCGGCACAAGGTTCTAAGCATGCCGGGCGTCGAGGTCGGAAGCATTATCGAGTACTACTTTCAGGTGCGACTCGAAGAAGGCTGGATTTCGAGGCCGACATGGGAGGTGCAAAAGAGGTATCCGGTGCGAAAGGAACGATTCTTCTTTCAGCCGCGCAATGGGTTTCTGGGGAATGCACTTCTCTGGTACACCAACCTTCCCGGTGGACAGAAGCTGCAACCTGATGCAGCGGGACGCTTCGAATTGAACCTTGCCGACGTGCCACCGCTCTCTGATGAGAAATGGGCGCCGCCTTTGGACTCGCGGAAGTACAAAGTGGAGTTCTATTTTTCTTCGGCCGTATCATCGCAGCAGTTCTGGCAGGTTGAATCGAAGAACTGGCTGAAAGAGATGAATCGCTTTGCGGAGCCGACCGCCGCTCTCAAAGAAGCAGCTGCAGGACTGATCACTCCAGGAGACAGCGACCTCGATCGCGCCAGAAAGATCTACGCAGCGGTACAAGCATTGGACAATACAGATTTCTCGCGTAAGAAGACAGAGGCTGAACGCAAGCGCGAGGGACTAAAGCCGACTAAGCACGCCGAGGATGTCTGGAACCAGAAGAGCGGAAACGGGGAAGAGATTGCGTTGCTCTATTTCGCACTGTTAAAAGCCGCCCACTTGGCCGCATATCCGATGACTGTCGTCAATCGCGACAACGGCATTTTCGATCCGGATTATCTAAGCTTTAGCCAGTTCGACGATGTGGTTGTAATTTTGAGCGCAGACGGCAAGGAATACGTGCTCGATCCTGCCGAGAAGATGTGTCCGTTTCAAGTTGTCGCGTGGAAGCACTCAGGCGCTGGCGGCATACGCGAAACGGCAGGCGGCGTCGGACCGTGGGCAACGCCTCTGATTCCTTACACAGCGAACGCCGTGGTGCGGCGAGCGGAGTTGACGATCAGTCCGGACGGCTCAGCGAACGGCAAGCTGCAGTTCAGCATGTCCGGGCAGGAAGCCTTGCGTTGGCGCCAGGCCTCTTTGCGCGTCGACGAAGATACATTGAAGAAAAGCTTCGACGACTGGCTCAGGACCCAGCTTCCGTCCGGGGTTGAAGCGCACCTGACGCATTTTGCCAAGCTGGATGATCCTGGCGCCGATCTCGCTGCCTACGCAACTGTCACGGGCACGCCAGGAACGGCCACATCGAAGCGGCTTCTCTTGCCGGCTTCGTTTTTTGCGCATTCCGAGGATCAGGGGTTCATCGCGCAGCCAGACCGAAAACTTCCGGTGGATATGCACTTTGCGGCGGTGTACAAAGACGGCGTGCTGATGCATCTCCCGGCTGGATTCTCAATTGAGACCGCTGCGCCCACAACGCAAATTCCCTGGACCGGATATGCTGTGTTCCAAATCAAATCAACGCCCAGCGGTAACGACCTGACCGTAACGCGGACGCTGGCGCGTGCCTTCACTCTGCTGCAGCCGGATGAATATAGTCCGATGCGCGACTTCTATCAAAAGGTGAATGCTGCAGATCAGCAGCAGATCGTGCTCACAAATTCGGCAACGGCGCAGAAAGGAAACTGA